The Ignavibacteriota bacterium genome contains the following window.
ATATGAATTAAATAAAGTTAATGATTTTTCATTTTCCAATTCAAATCTTTTCAATGTAAACGATAATCTACTTTTTATTAGTGGAAAAAGTAATACAATAAGTGGTGGTTCAGGACATGATGCGATATATAAAAGCACGGACGGAGGCAAGAACTGGCGTCGTGTACTTGATTTGTATAATGACAGAAAATTTAACGATACCCTAAGAAATCCATTTGGTTTGCAGCAAATTGCATTTAAAGACAGTCTGACAGGAATAGCAGTAGGTCAGTTCGGTACGATTGTTTATACTTACGATGGTGGCGAGTCATGGATTTATGAAAGTGTAAACCCACCAGGAATAAGAACCCCAGCAACCATGATGGTACGATATGCCGGTACGGTACCAATAATAGCAACTTTTTTTGGACATTTATTCCGCATGGTAGAAGATAATTTAGCACCCGCACCTGAAGATACTCTAATTATAAGCGGCAGAGTTTGGGAAGGAGACAAAGGTCAGCCGAATATACCAGTAGTCATAGGGTATCGTGTTACAATGACCGATGCAGATGGTTATTATAAATTTACCCGCCTTAAACAAGGTTCATACACAGTAAAAGCAATGAACAAATATTTTGATGGTCCTAATGAAATGTATTACTACAAACCATTTGATTATGCGCCTTTGCAATACGAAATAGACCTTTCAAGTGATACAAGTGGATTTGATTTTAATGCAACTGACTTACGCACATACCATACTATAAGCGGCTATGTAGTTGATACAGACGGCAAAGGTATGGCAGATATTGATGTCAGATTTGCCCGGTCAGTACTAACCCCTGACGGTTTAGGTCTTGCAGACACAACAACAAAAACCGACATATCAGGCAAATTTGAATTCCTGAATATAGAATCTTATAAAACCTGGGACATCACCCCTGTAGATGATAATTTCAAGTTTTCACCATTAAAGCATACAGTCCGGCTTATAAGTAACGATTCAACCGATTTGAAATTTACGGGTACACCAACTACCAGCGTTTGGGAGAGTTGTAAGGATAGTCGAATTGTAGTAAGCCCCAACCCCGCAAGTGATTTTATTACAATTTCTATCCCTGAAATCAACCATAGGGTTAACCCTATGGTTGATAAAGTGCAGATATTCGATATGCTTGGATTAGAGGTTTTATCTGTAGGGATAGGGCTTGACCTGTCCACACAGAAAATTGATGTATCTCACCTGCCGACGGGAGTGTATTTCATCCGTATTGGCAATAAGGTTGAGAAGTTTGTGAAGATGTAACTATGTTGAATGTTATTGAGTTGAAAGTTAAAAAGAGTTATCAGTTGTTATTTGAGCAGGATTTCAATGTCAGGAAAGGTATTAATGACCTGATTCTTAATCTAAATGAATTTAAAACAGGTATGTATCTGATTCGTTATTCATCAGGTGGTTCATATCAGAGTGTTGATAAATTAATTATTGTTAAATAAACAAGTTTTATTGAAATGAAAAGATTATTATATATAATCATTTTAATTACTCTTCCCATGTATTCTCAGAATAAATGGGAAATGACACGGAATGTCAATTCAGTTCCTAAAAAGTTAGAATGTCCCGACAGTAATAACTGTTTTGTTACTGTACAATTTGGTGAAAACTGGACAAATTATCAAGCTATTTATAAATCTGAAGACCAGGGTAATAGTTGGTATTTATTAAGTAAATTTGAGAATAATTTATATAGTTCAGACATGAGCTGTCCGGATAGTTCAAGTATATTCTTAACTTTTAAATATACTGATACGATATTAAAATCAACCAATTCAGGTCAGGAATTTGACATAATAAATACAGCTCTCGGCAATAATGAATATATATCAATGTATAATCATCAAATTGGCGTTGCTACAGATGACCGTGTCAAAATCACCAAAGACGGTTGGGAAACTTATAAAACCTTTCGTCTTGATACATCTTTCGGTAAATTGTTGTCATATAGAAATCCCGTAATGGTGAATGACTCAATTCTATATGTAACGGTAGGCAAAGGAGGTGTAAATATATTGCAACTCAATATCAATACATTAGAGTATTCATTATATAAGGTTGATGTGAATTCATTTTACTCAGGCAATCTTTGCAAGGTTACTGAAAAATTATTTTTCATTTGCGGTTGGAGTAATGATATTGCAGGAGGTTCTTGTAGAGATGCGATATATAAAAGCACGGACGGAGGCAAGCACTGGCGAAGAGTATTGGATTTGTATTCAGATGACCCAAAATTCAATAGTCGAATGAGCCCATTCGGTTTACAAAGTATCGCATTTAAGGATAGTCTGATAGGAATAGCAGTAGGTCAGTTCGGCAAAATTGTATATACTTATGATGGTGGCGAGTCATGGACTTATGAAAAACCTGATATGGATACACCGGCAACCATGATGGTACGATATGCCGGCTCGGTACCAATTATAGCAACATTTTTTGGACATTTATTCCGCATGGTAGAAGATAATTTAGCACCTGGTATTGAGGACATATATACAATAAGCGGTAGAGTTTGGGAAGGAGATAAAGGTCAGCCCAATATACCTATTTTTCTTGGTTATCGTGTAACAATGACAGATGCTGATGGTTACTATAAATTTACCCGTCTAAAAAAAGGTTCATACACAGTTAAAGCAATGAACAAATATCATGATAATCCTTTATCAAAATTTTACTACAAACCTTTTGACTATACACCTTTGCAGTATGATATAGAGCTTACCCACGATACGAGTGGTTTCGATTTTAATGCAACTGATTTACGCACATACCATACTATAAGCGGCTATGTAGTTGATACAGACGGCAAAGGTATGGCAGATATTGATGTCAGATTTGCCCGGTCAGTACTAACCCCTGACGGTTTAGGTCTTGCAGACACAACAACAAAAACCGACATATCAGGCAAATTTGAATTCCTGAATATAGAATCTTATAAAACCTGGGACATCACCCCTGTAGATGATAATTTCAAGTTTTCACCATTAAAGCATACAGTCC
Protein-coding sequences here:
- a CDS encoding T9SS type A sorting domain-containing protein, with the protein product MKKYIILIFFLAYPLFSQNIWEMTSDAKAVPKKLECPDSNNCFITVQFGENWTNYQAIYKSEDQGKNWYLLSKFENNLYSSDMSCPDSSSIFLSYNYTDTILKSTNSGQDFELINLNLRSRIGIEYVSMYNKDVGVLTNTFILITKDGWESFKEFRLDTSYGKIMSYRNPVMLNDSILFVTTGTNNKIHVLKLNINSIEYELNKVNDFSFSNSNLFNVNDNLLFISGKSNTISGGSGHDAIYKSTDGGKNWRRVLDLYNDRKFNDTLRNPFGLQQIAFKDSLTGIAVGQFGTIVYTYDGGESWIYESVNPPGIRTPATMMVRYAGTVPIIATFFGHLFRMVEDNLAPAPEDTLIISGRVWEGDKGQPNIPVVIGYRVTMTDADGYYKFTRLKQGSYTVKAMNKYFDGPNEMYYYKPFDYAPLQYEIDLSSDTSGFDFNATDLRTYHTISGYVVDTDGKGMADIDVRFARSVLTPDGLGLADTTTKTDISGKFEFLNIESYKTWDITPVDDNFKFSPLKHTVRLISNDSTDLKFTGTPTTSVWESCKDSRIVVSPNPASDFITISIPEINHRVNPMVDKVQIFDMLGLEVLSVGIGLDLSTQKIDVSHLPTGVYFIRIGNKVEKFVKM
- a CDS encoding T9SS type A sorting domain-containing protein translates to MKRLLYIIILITLPMYSQNKWEMTRNVNSVPKKLECPDSNNCFVTVQFGENWTNYQAIYKSEDQGNSWYLLSKFENNLYSSDMSCPDSSSIFLTFKYTDTILKSTNSGQEFDIINTALGNNEYISMYNHQIGVATDDRVKITKDGWETYKTFRLDTSFGKLLSYRNPVMVNDSILYVTVGKGGVNILQLNINTLEYSLYKVDVNSFYSGNLCKVTEKLFFICGWSNDIAGGSCRDAIYKSTDGGKHWRRVLDLYSDDPKFNSRMSPFGLQSIAFKDSLIGIAVGQFGKIVYTYDGGESWTYEKPDMDTPATMMVRYAGSVPIIATFFGHLFRMVEDNLAPGIEDIYTISGRVWEGDKGQPNIPIFLGYRVTMTDADGYYKFTRLKKGSYTVKAMNKYHDNPLSKFYYKPFDYTPLQYDIELTHDTSGFDFNATDLRTYHTISGYVVDTDGKGMADIDVRFARSVLTPDGLGLADTTTKTDISGKFEFLNIESYKTWDITPVDDNFKFSPLKHTVRLISNDSTDLKFTGTPTTSVWESCKDSRIVVSPNPASDFITISIPEINHRVNPMVDKVQIFDMLGLEVLSVGIGLDLSTQKIDVSHLPAGVYFIRIGNMVEKFVKM